In Bradyrhizobium sp. 1(2017), one DNA window encodes the following:
- a CDS encoding urease accessory protein UreD, translated as MRSDVSVTSGVFEANRARGAVRFDVHARDGITRRGVLHESGSLRVRFPSPEGEGLSGVFVNTAGGVAGGDRFDIDIAAGRGSRLTLTTAAAEKVYRAPGAAAQLGIVLRVDAEAHLAWLPQETILFDRARVHRRFDIALDENASLLLCEIVVFGRAAMGERMEHGEFVDRWRLSRGGRLVFAETVRLDGNIGAKLGRSAVAKGGAAIGTALIVPGDEALVERIREASESFCGEVGISAWNGFAMARFCAQDAARLRADMMAVLARTGAALPRLWLN; from the coding sequence ATGCGCAGCGACGTTTCAGTCACATCGGGGGTTTTCGAGGCGAACCGCGCTCGCGGCGCGGTGCGCTTCGACGTGCACGCACGCGATGGCATCACGCGTCGCGGGGTCTTGCATGAATCCGGCTCGTTGCGCGTGCGCTTCCCCTCGCCGGAGGGCGAAGGGCTGTCCGGCGTGTTCGTCAATACGGCCGGCGGGGTCGCCGGCGGGGACCGTTTTGATATCGATATTGCAGCAGGCCGGGGCTCCCGGCTGACGCTGACGACCGCAGCCGCCGAAAAGGTCTATCGTGCGCCCGGGGCCGCGGCGCAGCTCGGCATTGTCTTGAGGGTCGACGCGGAGGCGCATCTTGCCTGGTTGCCTCAGGAGACCATCCTGTTCGATCGTGCCCGGGTTCACCGCCGTTTCGACATCGCGCTCGACGAAAACGCCTCGCTCCTGCTTTGCGAGATCGTCGTGTTCGGCCGCGCCGCCATGGGTGAGCGGATGGAGCACGGCGAGTTCGTCGACCGCTGGCGGCTATCGCGCGGCGGCAGGCTGGTGTTCGCCGAGACCGTCAGGCTCGACGGCAATATCGGCGCGAAACTCGGGCGATCCGCCGTCGCCAAGGGCGGCGCCGCGATCGGCACCGCGCTGATCGTGCCCGGCGATGAGGCGCTGGTCGAGCGCATCCGCGAGGCGTCGGAATCCTTCTGCGGCGAGGTCGGGATATCCGCGTGGAATGGCTTTGCAATGGCGCGGTTCTGTGCCCAAGATGCGGCGCGGTTGCGGGCCGACATGATGGCCGTGCTGGCGCGCACCGGTGCGGCCCTGCCGCGGCTCTGGCTGAATTGA
- the urtE gene encoding urea ABC transporter ATP-binding subunit UrtE, with amino-acid sequence MLEVKDINLFYGAAQALRGVSISAEPGKVTCVLGRNGVGKTSLLRAMVGQYPISSGAIVLDGSDITGLKPYERARKGIGFVPQGREIFPLLTVEENLKTGFGPLKREDKHIPDDVFSLFPVLQSMLGRRGGDLSGGQQQQLAIGRALVMRPKLLLLDEPTEGIQPSIIKDIGRAISYLRNLGNIAIVLVEQYLDFACELGDSFAVMDRGAVKFTCDRSNLDASEISRQMAL; translated from the coding sequence ATGCTTGAGGTCAAGGACATCAACCTGTTCTACGGCGCGGCGCAGGCACTGCGCGGCGTCTCGATCTCGGCCGAGCCGGGCAAGGTCACTTGCGTGCTCGGCCGCAACGGCGTCGGCAAGACCTCGCTGCTGCGCGCCATGGTCGGCCAGTATCCGATCTCCTCGGGCGCGATCGTGCTCGACGGCAGCGATATCACCGGTCTGAAGCCCTATGAGCGCGCGCGCAAGGGCATCGGCTTCGTCCCGCAGGGCCGCGAGATCTTCCCGCTGCTGACGGTCGAGGAGAACCTGAAGACCGGATTCGGTCCGCTCAAGCGCGAGGACAAGCACATTCCGGACGACGTGTTCTCGCTGTTTCCGGTGCTGCAATCGATGCTGGGCCGGCGCGGCGGCGACCTCTCCGGTGGCCAGCAGCAGCAGCTCGCGATCGGCCGCGCGCTGGTGATGCGGCCGAAGCTGCTGTTGCTCGACGAGCCGACAGAGGGCATCCAGCCCTCGATCATCAAGGACATCGGCCGCGCCATTTCCTATCTGCGCAATCTCGGCAACATCGCCATCGTGCTGGTCGAACAATATCTCGACTTTGCCTGCGAACTCGGCGACAGTTTCGCAGTGATGGATCGCGGCGCGGTGAAGTTCACCTGCGACCGCTCCAATCTCGACGCGAGCGAAATCAGCCGCCAGATGGCGCTTTAG
- the urtD gene encoding urea ABC transporter ATP-binding protein UrtD: MNVMDTRATSAMLYLDGVHVSFDGFHAINNLSLTLEPGEMRAIIGPNGAGKTTMMDIITGKTKPDEGTVLFDGVTDLTRLDETRIAELGIGRKFQKPTVFESQTVQDNLLLALNVDHSVRGTLFWRGSRAESERIDKVLETIRLTEARNRLAGSLSHGQKQWLEIGMLLAQDPKLLLVDEPVAGMTDVETHLTAELLKEINKTHTVMVVEHDMTFVRELGVKVTCLHEGTVLAEGTIDQVSSNERVIEVYLGR; encoded by the coding sequence ATGAACGTCATGGACACCCGCGCGACTTCCGCAATGCTCTATCTCGACGGCGTGCACGTCTCGTTCGACGGCTTCCACGCCATCAACAATTTGTCGCTGACGCTCGAACCCGGCGAGATGCGCGCCATCATCGGCCCGAACGGCGCTGGGAAGACCACGATGATGGACATCATCACTGGCAAGACCAAGCCGGACGAGGGCACCGTGCTGTTCGACGGCGTCACCGATCTGACGCGGCTGGACGAGACCCGAATCGCGGAACTGGGCATCGGTCGCAAATTCCAGAAGCCGACCGTGTTCGAGAGCCAGACCGTGCAGGACAATCTGCTGCTGGCGCTCAACGTCGACCACTCGGTCCGGGGCACGCTGTTCTGGCGCGGCAGCAGGGCGGAGTCCGAGCGCATCGACAAGGTGCTGGAGACGATCCGCCTCACCGAGGCTCGCAACCGGCTTGCTGGCAGCCTCAGCCACGGCCAGAAGCAGTGGCTCGAGATCGGCATGCTGCTGGCGCAGGACCCGAAGCTGCTCCTCGTCGACGAGCCCGTCGCAGGCATGACCGACGTCGAGACGCATCTCACCGCCGAGCTTCTGAAAGAGATCAACAAGACCCACACCGTGATGGTCGTGGAGCACGACATGACTTTCGTCCGCGAGCTCGGCGTCAAGGTCACCTGCCTGCACGAAGGCACGGTGCTCGCGGAAGGAACCATCGACCAGGTCTCGTCCAACGAGCGGGTCATCGAAGTGTATCTGGGACGCTGA
- the urtC gene encoding urea ABC transporter permease subunit UrtC, whose amino-acid sequence MTPHMLTRSLDRSATIFLAVVAACGILIPLSNLLLPAGSFLQVPTYLVALWGKYVCYAILALSIDLIWGYCGILSLGHGAFFALGGYAMGMYLMRQIGTRGVYGNPILPDFMVFLNWQKLPWYWYGFDMFWFAALMVLVVPGLLAFCFGWLAFRSRVTGVYLSIITQAMTYALLLAFFRNDFGFGGNNGLTDFKDILGFNVQAEGTRAALFALSCLALIVGFLICRAIVSSKLGKVLIAVRDAESRTRFLGYRVESYKLFVFTVSACMAGVAGALYVPQVGIINPSEFAPGNSIEAVIWVAVGGRGTLVGAALGAVVVNYAKTFFTSGMLAPYWLFMLGALFILVTLLLPKGIVGTFNAWWDSSREKRAAASVSAAAEDGVTQPKMAE is encoded by the coding sequence ATGACCCCACACATGCTGACGCGATCGCTGGACCGCAGCGCGACGATCTTCCTTGCCGTCGTCGCGGCCTGCGGCATCCTCATCCCGCTCTCCAACCTGCTGCTGCCGGCGGGCTCGTTCCTGCAGGTGCCGACCTATCTGGTCGCGCTCTGGGGCAAATATGTCTGCTACGCCATCCTGGCGCTCTCGATCGACCTGATCTGGGGCTATTGCGGCATCCTCTCGCTCGGCCACGGCGCCTTCTTCGCGCTCGGCGGCTATGCCATGGGCATGTATCTGATGCGGCAGATCGGCACCCGCGGCGTCTACGGCAATCCGATCCTGCCGGACTTCATGGTGTTCCTGAACTGGCAGAAGCTGCCCTGGTACTGGTACGGCTTCGACATGTTCTGGTTCGCCGCGCTGATGGTGCTGGTCGTGCCGGGTCTGCTCGCATTCTGCTTCGGCTGGCTCGCCTTCCGCTCCCGCGTCACCGGCGTGTACCTGTCGATCATCACGCAGGCGATGACCTATGCGTTGCTGCTCGCCTTTTTCCGCAACGATTTCGGCTTTGGCGGCAATAACGGTCTGACCGACTTCAAGGACATTCTGGGCTTCAACGTGCAGGCGGAGGGGACCCGTGCCGCGCTGTTTGCACTGAGTTGCCTGGCGCTGATCGTGGGCTTCCTGATCTGCCGCGCCATCGTCTCCTCCAAGCTCGGCAAGGTGTTGATCGCGGTCCGCGACGCGGAATCGCGGACGCGCTTCCTCGGCTATCGCGTCGAATCCTACAAGCTGTTCGTGTTCACGGTCTCGGCCTGCATGGCCGGCGTTGCCGGCGCGCTCTACGTGCCGCAGGTCGGCATCATCAATCCATCCGAGTTCGCCCCGGGCAATTCGATCGAGGCGGTGATCTGGGTCGCGGTCGGCGGCCGCGGCACGCTGGTGGGTGCAGCGCTCGGCGCCGTCGTCGTCAACTACGCGAAGACGTTCTTCACCTCGGGGATGCTGGCGCCGTACTGGCTGTTCATGCTGGGCGCGCTGTTCATCCTGGTGACGCTGCTGCTGCCCAAGGGTATCGTCGGCACCTTCAATGCCTGGTGGGACTCCTCGAGGGAGAAGCGCGCCGCGGCTTCAGTGAGCGCCGCCGCCGAAGACGGCGTCACCCAACCGAAGATGGCGGAGTAA